A single genomic interval of Fibrobacter sp. UWB13 harbors:
- the hflX gene encoding GTPase HflX: MEEPKKKGVKPVEHKKEQERCILVGFATPKIRPWLAGEQLAELGRLAETAGAYVTRSFLQRVQNFSPATLIGEGKVGEVKRALEEDNAKMVVFDDDLSGSQVRNLEERMPGIKVLDRTGLILDIFAKHAVTAESRLMVEVAQLQYMMPRLTGAWTHLCRQHNGGIGTKGPGETQLETDRRMIRKRIQELKKKLEKIEDAREQQADKRNDIFQVGIVGYTNAGKSTLTNRLTGADVYVEDKLFATLDSTTRKLYLDGENIILSDTVGFIRKLPHNLIETFKSTLGVAAHADCILEVVDGSAPDYRDHLEVTHKTLESIIDKDTPRLRVFNKVEVASEARRTELLQNYPDAIQISAKENIGMERLRAAFKEQLERWHEKRAAAEAKEKEIAEAPWPPEDNS; the protein is encoded by the coding sequence ATGGAAGAACCAAAGAAAAAAGGTGTCAAGCCAGTCGAACACAAAAAAGAACAGGAACGATGCATTTTGGTGGGCTTCGCCACGCCCAAAATTCGCCCATGGCTTGCAGGCGAACAACTTGCCGAACTCGGCCGCCTCGCCGAAACAGCGGGTGCATACGTTACACGTAGTTTCTTGCAGCGCGTACAGAACTTCAGCCCAGCAACGCTCATTGGCGAAGGCAAGGTGGGCGAAGTCAAACGCGCCCTCGAAGAAGATAACGCCAAAATGGTCGTCTTTGACGATGACCTCTCGGGTTCTCAAGTCCGCAATCTCGAAGAACGCATGCCGGGAATCAAGGTTCTCGACCGCACGGGGCTTATCCTCGATATTTTTGCAAAACATGCAGTTACTGCCGAAAGCCGTTTGATGGTCGAAGTGGCGCAATTGCAGTACATGATGCCGCGTCTCACCGGTGCGTGGACGCACCTTTGCCGCCAGCACAATGGCGGCATCGGCACCAAGGGGCCGGGCGAGACGCAGCTCGAAACAGACCGCCGTATGATCCGCAAGCGCATCCAGGAACTCAAGAAAAAGCTGGAGAAAATCGAAGACGCCCGCGAACAACAGGCAGACAAGCGAAACGACATTTTTCAGGTCGGCATCGTCGGCTACACGAACGCCGGAAAATCGACACTCACGAACCGCTTGACCGGCGCCGACGTGTATGTTGAAGACAAACTTTTTGCGACGCTCGACAGCACCACGCGAAAGCTTTACCTCGACGGCGAAAATATCATCTTGAGCGACACGGTCGGGTTCATTCGCAAGCTCCCCCACAACTTGATTGAAACGTTCAAGAGCACGCTCGGCGTGGCCGCCCACGCGGACTGCATCTTAGAAGTCGTTGACGGAAGCGCCCCGGATTACCGCGACCATCTTGAAGTCACGCACAAGACGCTCGAAAGCATTATCGACAAGGATACGCCGCGCCTCCGCGTTTTCAACAAGGTCGAAGTCGCAAGCGAAGCGCGCCGAACCGAGCTTTTGCAGAACTACCCAGACGCCATCCAAATCAGCGCCAAAGAGAACATCGGCATGGAACGCCTCCGGGCTGCCTTCAAGGAACAGCTCGAACGCTGGCACGAGAAACGCGCCGCCGCCGAAGCCAAAGAAAAAGAAATTGCAGAAGCCCCATGGCCGCCGGAAGACAATTCGTAA
- a CDS encoding glycine--tRNA ligase codes for MAKKVQDALKDIISLCKRRGFIFPGSEIYDGLANTWDYGPYGVELKRNIKNLWWKKFVTSRHDVLGLDSSILLNPRVWKASGHVGNFSDPLVDCLACHERFRADQLLEEKLGEGCCAGKNFDEVHQMMVDNKIECPTCGKTDWTKPRAFNLMFQTEIGVIEGEGNKVYLRPETAQGIFVDFRNIVDNVRPRIPFGVGQIGKSFRNEITPGNFIFRTREFEQMELEFFCEPGTELDWYNFWRKYCFEWLVNDLGVKREKLRLREHAKEELSHYSNGTTDVEYEFPFGWGELWGIASRTNYDLTQHQNESKVKQEYIDPVQNKRYIPYVVEPSLGVERLLLVLLCNAYEVEKLENDERTVLHFDPKVAPVKVAVLPLVKKGKVKEKAEELYQKLLNRWNVEYDETQSIGKRYRRQDELGTPFCVTVDFDTVGEGESDPAKLGFVTVRERDSMKQELVAIDKLEAYLFEKLGC; via the coding sequence ATGGCAAAGAAAGTTCAGGATGCCCTCAAGGACATTATCTCCCTCTGCAAACGCCGCGGCTTCATTTTCCCCGGCTCCGAAATTTACGATGGCCTCGCCAATACTTGGGACTACGGTCCGTATGGCGTGGAACTCAAGCGCAACATCAAGAATCTCTGGTGGAAGAAGTTCGTGACTTCCCGCCACGATGTGCTTGGTCTCGATAGCTCTATTCTTTTGAATCCCCGCGTTTGGAAGGCTTCTGGCCACGTGGGTAACTTCTCTGACCCGCTCGTGGATTGCCTCGCTTGCCATGAACGTTTCCGCGCTGACCAGCTCCTCGAAGAAAAGCTCGGTGAAGGCTGCTGCGCTGGCAAGAATTTTGACGAAGTTCACCAGATGATGGTGGACAACAAGATCGAATGCCCGACTTGCGGCAAGACCGATTGGACAAAGCCGCGTGCTTTCAACCTCATGTTCCAGACTGAAATCGGCGTGATTGAAGGCGAAGGCAACAAGGTTTATCTCCGTCCGGAAACCGCTCAGGGTATCTTCGTGGACTTCCGCAACATCGTTGACAACGTCCGCCCGCGCATCCCGTTCGGTGTCGGCCAGATCGGTAAGTCTTTCCGTAACGAAATTACTCCGGGTAACTTCATCTTCCGTACTCGCGAATTCGAACAGATGGAACTTGAATTCTTCTGCGAACCGGGTACTGAACTCGACTGGTACAACTTCTGGCGTAAGTACTGCTTCGAATGGCTCGTGAACGATCTCGGCGTGAAGCGTGAAAAGCTCCGCCTCCGCGAACATGCCAAGGAAGAACTTTCTCACTACAGTAACGGCACCACCGACGTCGAATACGAATTCCCGTTCGGCTGGGGCGAACTCTGGGGTATCGCATCTCGTACAAACTACGACCTCACGCAGCACCAGAACGAATCCAAGGTCAAGCAGGAATACATCGACCCAGTACAGAACAAGCGTTACATCCCGTACGTTGTTGAACCGTCTCTTGGTGTGGAACGTTTGCTCCTCGTGCTTCTCTGCAACGCTTACGAAGTCGAAAAGCTTGAAAACGACGAACGTACCGTGCTCCACTTCGATCCGAAGGTCGCTCCGGTCAAGGTTGCAGTGCTTCCGCTCGTGAAGAAGGGCAAGGTCAAGGAAAAGGCCGAAGAACTTTATCAGAAGCTCCTCAACCGCTGGAACGTCGAATACGACGAAACGCAGTCCATCGGTAAGCGCTACCGCCGTCAGGACGAACTCGGCACGCCGTTCTGCGTGACCGTTGACTTCGACACTGTTGGCGAGGGTGAATCCGATCCGGCAAAGCTCGGCTTCGTGACTGTCCGCGAACGCGACTCCATGAAGCAGGAACTCGTCGCAATCGACAAGCTCGAAGCTTACCTCTTCGAAAAGCTCGGCTGCTAG
- a CDS encoding class I SAM-dependent DNA methyltransferase, translating to MITGDIKNRIDSIWDTFWTGGITNSITILEQMTYLFFMKMLDDAQMKKEATANAMGVNVKDPVFKAGKWHNPDTDKDVPYENLRWHLFKNKEAEVMFSTISKDVFVFIKTMNEGKESAYSRFMDNATFLIPNARTLTKIVEGIDGLDMNNRDTMGDVYEYILGKMAASGTNGQFRTPRHIIRMMVDMMEPTLEDTVCDPAMGSAGFIVEAAKFVQDHHKKELLKKDKSDHYRNHMFHGFDTDQTMLRIGAMNLMLHGADNPDIAYRDSLSTDNTDENKYSLCLANPPFAGSLDYEAVNKTVLAITKTKKTELLFLALFVRMLKLGGRCASIVPDGVLFGNSTGHKAIRKELIEHQRLQAVISMPSGVFQPYSGVSTAIVIFIKTNAGGTDKVWFYDMKADGYTLDQKRSECKENDIPDIIARWKNLAAEENRTRKEQSFFVPVDEIIANDYDLSINKYKEIEKVKVEYENPKTVFKRIAKLQDEINAAMSEFKEKYL from the coding sequence ATGATTACTGGCGATATCAAGAACCGTATTGACTCGATTTGGGACACTTTCTGGACGGGCGGCATCACGAATTCCATCACCATTCTGGAACAGATGACGTATCTGTTCTTTATGAAAATGCTGGACGATGCCCAGATGAAAAAGGAAGCGACAGCGAATGCCATGGGCGTGAATGTCAAGGACCCGGTTTTCAAGGCGGGCAAGTGGCATAACCCGGATACGGACAAGGATGTTCCTTACGAAAATTTGCGTTGGCACTTGTTCAAAAACAAAGAAGCCGAGGTGATGTTCTCGACGATATCGAAGGACGTGTTCGTGTTCATCAAGACGATGAACGAGGGCAAGGAATCGGCTTACAGCCGCTTTATGGACAATGCGACGTTCCTCATTCCGAATGCGAGGACGCTGACCAAGATTGTGGAAGGTATCGACGGTCTCGACATGAACAACCGCGATACGATGGGCGATGTTTACGAGTACATCTTGGGCAAGATGGCCGCGAGCGGCACCAACGGTCAGTTCCGTACACCGCGTCACATCATCCGCATGATGGTCGATATGATGGAGCCTACGCTCGAAGATACCGTGTGCGACCCGGCAATGGGGTCGGCAGGCTTTATCGTGGAGGCGGCGAAGTTTGTTCAGGACCACCACAAGAAAGAACTTTTAAAGAAGGACAAGTCCGACCATTACCGCAATCACATGTTCCATGGCTTCGATACCGACCAGACGATGTTGCGTATCGGTGCAATGAACTTGATGTTGCATGGTGCGGACAATCCGGACATTGCTTACCGCGACAGCCTCAGCACGGACAACACCGACGAAAACAAATATTCGCTTTGCTTGGCGAATCCGCCGTTTGCGGGAAGCCTGGATTACGAGGCGGTCAACAAGACTGTGCTTGCGATTACCAAGACCAAGAAGACGGAACTTTTGTTCCTCGCTCTGTTTGTGCGAATGCTCAAGTTGGGCGGTCGCTGTGCGTCGATTGTGCCGGATGGTGTGTTGTTTGGCAACAGTACGGGCCACAAGGCTATCCGCAAGGAACTCATAGAACACCAACGTTTGCAGGCAGTCATCAGCATGCCGAGTGGCGTGTTTCAGCCCTACAGTGGTGTTTCGACGGCTATCGTGATTTTTATCAAGACGAATGCGGGCGGTACGGACAAAGTATGGTTCTACGACATGAAGGCTGACGGCTACACACTCGACCAGAAACGCTCCGAATGTAAGGAAAACGACATTCCCGATATTATTGCGCGTTGGAAGAACCTCGCTGCCGAAGAAAATCGCACCCGCAAGGAACAGTCGTTCTTTGTGCCGGTAGATGAAATCATCGCGAACGATTACGACCTCAGCATCAACAAGTACAAGGAAATCGAAAAAGTCAAAGTCGAGTACGAAAATCCCAAGACTGTCTTCAAGCGCATCGCGAAACTCCAAGACGAAATCAATGCGGCAATGAGTGAGTTTAAGGAAAAGTATCTGTAG
- a CDS encoding multidrug efflux SMR transporter, whose protein sequence is MLLLAIVCETAGTTLLKFSEQFTRVVPTVASLICYVAALYFLSVCLKAIPIAVAYAIWSALGVAFITIIGIVAFKQVPDIGAYIGLLLIVSGVVVLNLFSKMDVH, encoded by the coding sequence ATGCTTTTGCTTGCGATTGTCTGTGAAACAGCGGGGACAACGCTTTTGAAATTCTCTGAACAGTTTACGCGTGTTGTGCCGACAGTTGCATCACTCATTTGCTACGTGGCTGCGCTGTATTTCTTGAGCGTTTGCCTAAAAGCAATCCCGATTGCGGTTGCTTATGCAATTTGGTCCGCGCTTGGGGTCGCGTTTATTACTATAATCGGAATTGTAGCCTTTAAGCAGGTGCCAGATATTGGTGCTTATATTGGCTTGCTCCTGATTGTTTCGGGTGTCGTTGTGTTGAACCTCTTCTCTAAAATGGATGTGCACTGA
- a CDS encoding restriction endonuclease subunit S, which produces MKRNWEYKNIEECLEKVTVVSKLQTKDFLSKGKFPIVSQEVDYISGYWNNDSDVVRLLHPVVVFGDHSRVVKYIDFDFVVGADGVKILSPKDFLNPKFLYYFVKSADIPSLGYSRHYKLLREKDVPVPPLEEQSRIIAELDLLTGIIDKQNAQLKELNNLAQAIFYDMFGDPIENPKGWEVNKLGDVCLSITDGDHMPPPKVNRGIPFLTISDIDKETRMLNFEDTFYVPQEYFNSLKNDRKAQVGDLLYTVTGSYGIPVVVTEKRDFCFQRHIALLRPKKEFLNTYFLCYWALCKSVKLMADGVATGIAQKTVGLGSIRKFDVILPPLTLQQSFAEKIQSIEKQKETIRASIADTQKLLDYTMDKYFG; this is translated from the coding sequence ATGAAGCGTAATTGGGAATACAAGAATATCGAAGAATGTCTAGAAAAGGTCACTGTAGTATCAAAATTACAGACGAAAGACTTTTTGTCGAAAGGTAAATTTCCAATTGTATCGCAAGAAGTGGATTATATAAGTGGCTATTGGAATAATGATTCTGATGTAGTTCGTTTGTTACATCCAGTAGTTGTGTTTGGAGATCATTCAAGAGTTGTTAAGTATATCGACTTTGATTTTGTTGTTGGTGCCGACGGCGTTAAAATTCTATCTCCCAAGGATTTTCTTAATCCAAAATTTCTGTATTATTTCGTGAAAAGTGCTGATATTCCGTCTTTAGGTTACTCGCGCCATTATAAGCTCCTAAGAGAAAAAGATGTTCCCGTCCCGCCGCTTGAGGAGCAATCTCGTATTATTGCGGAGCTGGATTTACTGACGGGTATCATCGACAAGCAGAACGCGCAGCTCAAGGAACTCAATAACCTCGCTCAGGCAATCTTTTACGACATGTTCGGCGACCCCATCGAAAACCCCAAAGGTTGGGAAGTCAATAAGTTGGGGGATGTCTGCCTTTCTATAACAGATGGGGATCATATGCCTCCTCCTAAGGTTAATCGAGGTATTCCATTTTTGACTATTTCTGATATAGATAAAGAAACAAGAATGTTGAATTTTGAAGATACATTTTATGTTCCTCAGGAGTATTTCAATTCTCTTAAAAATGATAGAAAGGCTCAAGTTGGAGATTTATTATATACGGTTACGGGATCATATGGAATACCTGTTGTTGTGACGGAAAAAAGAGATTTTTGTTTTCAAAGACATATTGCACTTTTGAGACCTAAGAAGGAATTTTTGAATACGTATTTCTTGTGCTATTGGGCTTTGTGTAAGAGTGTAAAGTTGATGGCTGATGGTGTTGCGACTGGTATTGCGCAAAAAACGGTTGGCTTGGGTTCTATTAGAAAATTTGATGTCATTCTCCCGCCACTCACTCTCCAGCAATCCTTTGCCGAAAAAATCCAGTCCATCGAAAAGCAAAAAGAAACCATCCGCGCTTCCATCGCCGACACGCAAAAGTTGCTTGACTACACCATGGACAAATATTTCGGATAA